Genomic DNA from Vanrija pseudolonga chromosome 3, complete sequence:
CAACGTCGGCATGGTGGTCGCCAACGCCGCATACGACGGGAACAAGACCAAAAGGGCAGAGTTCACCAACCGCGCGCCACACGGGGCAGTGGTCTGGGGGTTCCAGCAGGCGCTGATGGCGGCCGGtgtcgcgcgccagctcgccgcgtgCGCCCCGTCCAACAAccgcacgccgctgcgcaGGGCGGCCCCTTGGGCGCCGTGGTGCAGGGATAagaagctcgtcgcggcgctaGAACAGGCCCAGACGCGCCTGTGGGACTCGATCGCTGGATCAGCGCCTGTGCTGTACAATGAGATGTGGGTCCCCGTGTGGAACGCGACAGAGGGCAAGTTTACAATCGGCGACCTTGCCACCCTCAACCCATCTGCGCCGGAGGGGAATGCGTTCAGGCTGTGGAGCTATGGGATGCTCGGGCTGGTCGACCCGCGGACGGGCCGGCCGGTCGCAGAGGGGTTTGGACACTCGGACACTCGATAGTGGAGCGTAGTGCATGTAGCAATAGCGCGGGTGAGCCAATGTCACCGGAAAACTAGAGCACCGCCACACGGCACTCTGCCGCtgtgccgcgcgcggcacacGCGACTCGCACCGCCATCTTATCAAGCACAaacggcggggcggcgccgaaggGTGGCTGTATGTAAGCCCGCTGTAGCTGTGGTCCTGCATGGGCCAGTTGTGACCTGTTGTGACTGGCTGCTGCGGATGGCTGGGTTGGACCATGATCTACAGGTGTGGCTGAAACGCCGTGCTCGTGACGCCTCGGAGAGCCACGGATCAACTTATCCATTTCTCATCGGTGTCCTATGATGCCAACCCCTCCTCACCTCCCTATGCTATCCAAAGAGGCAGGTACGCAAGTATGCATACAACATGCAGCCCGCCGAACTGGGCGACCTGTGCCAAACACCTCGCAGTGCTCTCTCGGGTGTCACCCGCCGCCACGTGGGTTGTCGTCATCCCCATGTCCCCACATCGGCAGGCCGCAACCCAGGGTGGCTCCTGCTGTCCTGTAGTTACCGACATGCGCATGACGTGGGGCTGGACAACTGGACAGACAACAACTCGTCTTCGCTTCGCTTCATCGCACCCCTGCACTCACTCCATACCGTCTAGCAAAGCAAGCACAATGGCCcacatcctcggcctcagctcgtcgaccaACTACTCGCTCTTCGCCGTCCCCGCGGCGTTCGGCCTGGCGTAAGTGGCCCGGGGCGCGGCTACCGGCCCGATGGCGCGCTCACCTCGCCCAGCTTCGCGCCCCACCTCTACGCGGTCTGCCTGCTCAACTTCAAGcacgcgcccagcgccgagggcTTCGACTTCTCCGTAAGCTAACGACGGGAGCCCAGCTCACCCCCAGAACCCCAAGAACTCGCGCGCCAACATCCACCAGTCGGGCCTGTCGCCTGCCGACCAGGACCGGTACCTCCGCGCTGAGGCCGCGAACGACAACGGCTTCCTGTGAGTTGGCTGTGTGCTTGTGCTGGTGCGGGCGGGGTGCTGACGGCCCCAGTGGCCTTCCGTTCTTCGGTAAGTGCAGAGCCGGTGGCACTGCCTTCGCACCCGCGCCCGCTTACACCCGCcccagctgccgccgtcgtcgctggcaaTGCGGCCcgcctcgacatcgacacgctcaacaccgccgcggccgtgtACATCGGCTCGCGCGTCGTCTTCAACTACCTGTACATCTTCGGCACGAACAGTGAGTTCGCCAGGCGGGAAGGTGGCGCTGACTCTAgacgcccttggccttgctcGCACCGTGTCGTGGTTGACCGGCATTGGCGCCTGCCTCAACCTGTTCTGGAAGTCGGCTTACTACTTCCagccgctggccgctgcggcgcctTAGCCTGTGATGTGGACTTGTAtctgaagaagaagaagaagaagaaaaGAATGAATGTTACAGTTGTGAGCCCGGGTTCCGCTGCCGCCAGCCCAAAGCTACTCGCTACGCTTGCATGGTGGTACAAAGTGCACATGGTCGCACACTGGGGGTATCATTTGTGCTGGGAATGGTAGTGGTGGATGCTTGGGGGTACCAGCCGGTCAAGAGTCAGGTCGGGCCGAATCAACGCAGTACTCTGCGCCACATGGTCTCGCCTAGTACCCGATGCCGTCCATGCCGTCGCGGGGCTCTGCGCCCGTCGGCTCGGGCCCAGCATGCGGCACAATGTGGttgtgctcgtcctcgaccatcttctcctcgagctcgttcATCAccacgtcgccgttgccgttcgACGCGTGCGGCTTCTGGTCAaagctgtcgtcgccgttggcgaggtCGGACGACGGGAGCGGCTGGTGCCGCCGTTCGGGCAGAGGAATGCCGGGGAACGCGTCGGTGACGGCGTCGGACAGCTGGCGGCGGAATGACTGCAAGGTGTTAGCATTGTGGTATAGGATGCGGCTGCAGCACTGCGAACAACGCAGCCCCCACGGGCTCACCTCCAAGCCAAGAACTCGACCCAGCGCGTACTGGTTCTCGCCGGTCGCGCGACTCAGCGCCGTCTTGGTGTACTGGTGCGGGTTCTTGTACCGATCGACGTGGCTGAGGAGTCAGTATCACTGGAGCAAGGACATATAGCACACTACGCACTCGACAATGGTCCGTGGGACCGAGTCCGTGAGCTGCGCGCTCATAGACTGGAGGTTGATGAACCCCTTGTTGACTTTTTCCCTGCGCCGTCAGCTGCACTGCTCGCTCCTGCCGCGCCATCCACGCACAATAATTCCGGCACGGCGTTCTCCATGTTCTGGCTGACATCGCCAGCGCAAACTTCCATCTCGTACAGGTCCTGGCtgaggcggaggagctggctctcgatctcggcgcggaggcgcGCCTGGTCGGTTGGTTGCTGGGCCGCGGTGTTGCCGGTCCCGTTGGCCTGCGCGCCGGGGTACGGGGAAGGTGCTGGTGACGGGAGGGACATGGTGTGTGCGTTGATGCGGATGGGTTGAAGAGAATGCACACAAAAGAGTTGCTGAAAGTGCGGGAAGTGGAATGCGAAGAGCGAGGAGCGTCCTGTTGTTCGGTTGACCACCAGTTCCCAAAAGTGGAGGGCACTGTCACTGTCCACACCCTCCCACCCAAGTGGAGGCCCAAAAGTCCCAGCGACAAGGCTGATCAATCGTGACCATTCGCCATCGCACAGCCGATATCAACCTCGACGCAACTGCAAGTCTCTTCTTATCCAAGACCGAATTTCTCCACCCCTAGCGCACAtgcagcgcgccgcaccaccaaacatgacctcgacgacaacgacgctCTCGCCGACCAAGGCGCTTGCCGCTCTctccctcgacgacggcgcgcgcccgccagAAACGAcagccaacgacgacgagctcgagcgcttCCGCCGCGAATGGCGACAGGAAGTGCAGGGGCGCAAGGCCGGCACGGCCAAACCTAcagacgacgccgtcgccgtctccacccccgcgcccgccgccgccgccgccgccgtgccggctgACAAACCATCTCGCGCCAGCCTCGACCGCGTGCGATCGCGCGACAGCGCCGGCTCGCACAAGTCACCGACGCAGGCGCCCGCCCTCGGCTCGTCCCCGACCAAGCTCACGCTGCCTgcgccccgctcgcccacgAAGGCGGGGTACGCCGGCATCGGGCTGTACGCGCACCACACCGTCCCCGCCGGCCCCTCGCGGCAGGTGCACACGCTCGGCGGGAcgaccgcggccgccaagatCCCGttccgcgcgccgcaggtcacaaaggacaaggacgccgcggtcgaggtgtatgcgcgcgccgtggagcgcgagcagAGCGGCCAGCTGaacgaggcgctcaagctGTACCGGCACGcgttcaagctcgacgacaacgtcgaCAGGCTgtacgcgcgcgtcgcggcgcgccaggccgccgaggtgcaggaggcggcagctgccgaggtcgaggagcagctgaCGTCCGCCGACGTCGTTGACCCCTCcgc
This window encodes:
- the NUT2 gene encoding Mediator of RNA polymerase II transcription subunit 10; this encodes MSLPSPAPSPYPGAQANGTGNTAAQQPTDQARLRAEIESQLLRLSQDLYEMEVCAGDVSQNMENAVPELLEKVNKGFINLQSMSAQLTDSVPRTIVDHVDRYKNPHQYTKTALSRATGENQYALGRVLGLESFRRQLSDAVTDAFPGIPLPERRHQPLPSSDLANGDDSFDQKPHASNGNGDVVMNELEEKMVEDEHNHIVPHAGPEPTGAEPRDGMDGIGY